In Raphanus sativus cultivar WK10039 unplaced genomic scaffold, ASM80110v3 Scaffold0021, whole genome shotgun sequence, the DNA window AACGTCACCTTGAAAGATATCATGGACACTCTTCCCAAAGAGGTAATACAGCTTGGTCAGTAAGCGTTGTGTGTGATTGATActgaacttcttcttcttcttcttcttcttcttcttcttcttcttcttcttcttcttcttcaggtgtTTGAGATTGATGATGTGAAAGCTTGGAAGTCTGTGTTGATATCTGTGACTTCCTACGCTTTGGGGCTCTTCATGATTGCGAAAGCTCCTTGGTATCTGCTTCCTTTGGCTTGGGCATGGACTGGAACTGCTGTTACGGGGGTAAACAAACCTCTCATTCATCCACTGTCTCTTCTCTATGTCGCCTAGTGTTACTTACTGTTAGTCTAAGTGcgttgtttctttctttcttctagTTCTTTGTGATAGGTCATGATTGTGCTCATAAATCTTTTTCAAAGAACAAATTGGTTGAAGATATTGTGGGTACTCTAGCCTTCCTACCTCTTGTGTACCCGTATGAGCCGTGGCGGTTTAAGCATGACCGTCATCACGCCAAAACCAACATGTAACTCTTTACTTACTTATCTAGACTCTTAAAGGTATTCACAATGGGATAAGTGATGACTTTTGTTTCTCTATAGGTTAGTTCATGACACAGCTTGGCAACCAGTTCCACCAGAGGAGTTTGATTCATCACCTGTTCTGAGAAAGGCAATCATTTTTGGATATGGCCCTATTAGACCTTGGTTGTCCATAGCTCACtggtatatttttatacattaaagcttttactctttttttcttttctctataTACCTTTTTAGTTAACGATAGTAAGTGTTGTAACAGGGTGAACTGGCACTTCAATCTGAAAAAGTTCAGACCGAGTGAAGTGAATAGGGTGAAGATAAGTCTAGCTTGTGTCTTCGCCTTCATGGCCGTTGGGTGGCCACTGATCATATACAAAGTTGGTATATTAGGATGGGTAAAGTTCTGGCTGATGCCATGGTTGGGCTATCACTTTTGGGTAAATGCTTCtctttgttctctctctctctcttttgttcgATAAAGCATCAGAAGAAGCCACAACGGTTATTATTTCTTCTATAGATGAGCACGTTCACGATGGTTCATCATACGGCTCCACATATTCCTTTCAAGCCTGCTGATGAGTGGAATGCTGCTCAGGCCCAGCTCAACGGAACTGTTCATTGTGATTACCCTAGTTGGTAATGCATCTCCACCTGCTAACTTGGTGAAGTTAGTATTCTCTTAAAAGTTTTGAGAtttcttgtttgattttttcataTGACAGGATTGAGATTCTCTGACATGATATCAACGTACACATCCCGCATCACATTAGCCCAAGAATACCGAGCTACAATCTCCGTGCGGCTCATCAGTCTATACAAGAGAAGTGGGGAAAGGTAATAGCCATTTTCTTATACCGTAAAGCTTTATGAATTTATATGACACTGAAAGAAGATTTGAGGTTTTTTTGTTGGCAGTATACAAACTTGGCTACATGGAACTGGCGGTTGATGAAGACGATAATGACCGTGTGTCATGTCTATGACAAAGAGGAGAACTACATTCCTTTTGACCGGTTAGCCCCTGAAGAATCGCAACCAATAACATTCCTCAAGAAAGCAATGCCTGACTACGCAGCCTGATTCATGGCAGCCTTTA includes these proteins:
- the LOC108825849 gene encoding omega-6 fatty acid desaturase, chloroplastic; this translates as MASRIADSLFAFTGPHHCLPRAPKFASSARLSPGAYAVRPIDILLKGTRRTFPLPAKTRTGCIKAVSVPVAPPPSADIAEDREHLAESYGFKQIGQDLPDNVTLKDIMDTLPKEVFEIDDVKAWKSVLISVTSYALGLFMIAKAPWYLLPLAWAWTGTAVTGFFVIGHDCAHKSFSKNKLVEDIVGTLAFLPLVYPYEPWRFKHDRHHAKTNMLVHDTAWQPVPPEEFDSSPVLRKAIIFGYGPIRPWLSIAHWVNWHFNLKKFRPSEVNRVKISLACVFAFMAVGWPLIIYKVGILGWVKFWLMPWLGYHFWMSTFTMVHHTAPHIPFKPADEWNAAQAQLNGTVHCDYPSWIEIL